The Janthinobacterium lividum genome has a window encoding:
- a CDS encoding PAS domain S-box protein: MALSLPVQAAAHGMGPTLLWPYAAASATALAGLACWQAWRLRQQLRHQPQPAHAQAEQDAVQALRGATMAGWTWRRQSDRLQFAPQYQDVLGDKHARLEHALADWLAEVHRDDRARLSLAFRQHLDGQAPGTFNCEFRLRHSDGHWRWLLARGAVLSRASDGAATQASGIVCDISERKQDEQSRMRSLLEAAPEAMLVADVEGKVHYANQIGARCFGYPLAELTGMSLEQLVPESTTSQSVSDPQGRHSLPGRVMMARRRDGTHFPAKVSLSPLRMAGQVFSIVSLRDMTQRQRAEEALHASSERYRLIVQTAAEGIWMTDANGKTTFVNPKMAHMLGYTVQEMLGRPLLDFMDRDSQLLMQRRLASHGSQASQPDQVDFRFFRKDQSSLWGLLSSTSIQSDNGEPGGTLAMITDITERRQASIALSNSSQRMASVFGAVTNGLVVQDSHGHILESNAAAERMLAASPAGNSLWQAIHEDGSPFDQRSHPVHITLSTGVAMRDVLMGVQQPDGSLSWLSVNTEAIRDEYGKVGMVVASLTDITYHKRSESALRELNEHLEERVAQRTEQLDQAKQVAEEASLAKGQFLANMSHEIRTPMNGVIGMAYLALKTDLEPRQRDYLEKIRFAGEHLLGIIDDILDISKIEAGKLEIERVNFSFDHVVQTLMTVVAPRAAGKNLELLFEIDPQLPAVLVGDPLRLGQVLINYANNAIKFSEQGSITVKVRKVVADAKHCLVRFEVCDHGIGLSQDEMSKLFQSFQQADTSTTREYGGTGLGLAICKQLAQLMGGDVGVDSRPGAGSTFWFTANLGISDQAAPAMLDSMVQTAAAMRASADAALVMRTLKHARILLVEDNTFNQQVALELLEEAGASVCLANNGEEALDLLRQTQFDCVLMDVQMPLMDGLQATRHIRADPQLAHLRVLAMTATATSEDRVRCLEAGMDDFISKPIQPAMMYQTIASWLPAHETPPPPARSRAAPAFKTTLAGDPQVIDLSILAKLLGYNPEKVRKFAFKFLQTTQDGFGDIDAALARGDVHQVRELGHRIKSSARTVGALGLADLCHNLETLAPGEPADEAERAQRIVARLWPLLEQITEQIMNNTSFANDD, from the coding sequence ATGGCGCTTTCGCTGCCGGTGCAGGCGGCGGCGCACGGCATGGGGCCGACACTGCTGTGGCCGTATGCTGCCGCCAGTGCCACCGCCCTGGCGGGACTGGCTTGCTGGCAAGCCTGGCGCTTGCGCCAGCAGTTGCGCCACCAGCCCCAGCCCGCGCATGCCCAGGCTGAACAGGATGCCGTGCAAGCATTGCGCGGCGCCACCATGGCCGGCTGGACCTGGCGGCGCCAATCCGACCGGCTGCAGTTCGCGCCCCAGTACCAGGACGTGTTGGGCGACAAGCATGCCAGGCTCGAGCATGCACTGGCCGACTGGCTGGCCGAAGTCCACCGCGATGACCGGGCGCGCCTGAGTCTGGCATTTCGCCAGCATCTGGACGGCCAGGCGCCCGGCACCTTCAATTGCGAATTCCGTTTGCGGCACAGCGATGGCCACTGGCGCTGGCTGCTGGCGCGCGGCGCCGTCCTGTCGCGCGCCTCGGATGGCGCCGCCACGCAAGCCAGCGGCATCGTCTGCGATATCAGCGAGCGCAAGCAGGACGAACAATCGCGCATGCGCTCGCTGCTGGAAGCGGCGCCCGAAGCCATGCTGGTCGCCGACGTCGAGGGCAAGGTGCATTACGCCAACCAGATCGGCGCGCGCTGTTTCGGCTATCCGCTGGCCGAATTGACGGGCATGTCGCTGGAGCAATTGGTGCCGGAAAGCACGACCAGCCAATCCGTGAGCGACCCGCAAGGGCGGCACAGCCTGCCAGGCCGGGTGATGATGGCACGCCGCCGCGACGGCACGCACTTCCCCGCCAAGGTCAGCCTGTCGCCGTTGCGCATGGCCGGCCAGGTGTTTTCCATCGTCTCGCTGCGCGACATGACGCAGCGGCAACGCGCCGAGGAAGCGCTGCACGCCAGTTCGGAACGCTATCGCCTGATCGTGCAGACGGCCGCCGAAGGCATCTGGATGACGGATGCGAACGGCAAGACCACTTTCGTCAACCCAAAGATGGCGCACATGCTGGGCTATACGGTGCAGGAAATGCTGGGCCGTCCCCTGCTCGACTTCATGGACCGCGACAGCCAGCTGCTGATGCAGCGTCGCCTGGCCAGCCACGGCAGCCAGGCCAGCCAGCCGGACCAGGTCGATTTCCGTTTCTTCCGCAAGGATCAGTCCAGTCTGTGGGGCTTGCTGTCGAGCACCAGCATCCAGTCGGACAACGGCGAGCCGGGCGGCACGCTGGCGATGATTACCGACATCACCGAGCGGCGCCAGGCGTCGATCGCGCTGTCGAACTCGAGCCAGCGCATGGCGTCCGTCTTCGGCGCCGTGACGAACGGCCTGGTGGTGCAGGACAGCCACGGTCACATCCTGGAAAGCAATGCCGCCGCCGAACGCATGCTGGCGGCCAGTCCGGCCGGCAACAGCCTGTGGCAAGCCATCCACGAGGACGGTTCCCCCTTCGACCAGCGCAGCCATCCCGTGCACATCACCCTGTCGACGGGTGTCGCCATGCGCGACGTGCTGATGGGCGTGCAACAGCCCGACGGCAGCCTGTCGTGGCTATCCGTGAATACCGAGGCCATCCGCGATGAGTATGGCAAGGTGGGCATGGTCGTGGCCAGCCTGACGGACATCACGTATCACAAGCGCAGCGAAAGCGCCTTGCGCGAACTCAATGAGCATCTGGAAGAGCGCGTGGCGCAGCGCACGGAGCAGCTGGACCAGGCCAAGCAGGTGGCCGAAGAAGCGAGCCTGGCGAAGGGACAATTCCTGGCCAACATGAGTCATGAAATCCGCACGCCGATGAATGGCGTGATCGGCATGGCGTATCTGGCCCTCAAAACTGATTTGGAACCGCGCCAGCGCGACTACCTGGAAAAAATCCGCTTCGCCGGAGAACATTTGCTGGGCATCATCGACGATATCCTCGACATCTCGAAAATCGAGGCGGGCAAGCTGGAAATCGAGCGCGTCAACTTCAGTTTCGACCACGTGGTGCAAACCCTGATGACGGTGGTGGCGCCGCGCGCCGCCGGCAAGAACCTGGAACTGCTGTTCGAAATCGACCCGCAATTGCCCGCCGTGCTCGTGGGCGACCCGCTGCGCCTGGGGCAAGTGCTGATCAACTACGCCAATAACGCCATCAAGTTCAGCGAACAGGGCAGCATTACCGTGAAAGTGCGCAAGGTAGTGGCGGACGCCAAACACTGCCTCGTGCGCTTTGAAGTGTGCGACCACGGCATCGGCCTGTCGCAGGATGAAATGAGTAAATTGTTCCAGTCCTTCCAGCAAGCTGACACCTCCACCACGCGCGAATATGGCGGCACGGGCCTGGGCCTGGCCATCTGCAAGCAATTGGCGCAGCTGATGGGCGGCGACGTGGGCGTCGACAGCCGTCCCGGCGCCGGCAGCACCTTCTGGTTCACGGCCAACCTGGGCATTTCTGACCAGGCCGCGCCCGCCATGCTCGACAGCATGGTGCAGACGGCGGCCGCCATGCGCGCCAGCGCCGACGCGGCCCTGGTGATGCGCACGCTCAAGCATGCGCGCATCCTGCTGGTGGAAGACAACACTTTCAACCAGCAAGTGGCGCTGGAATTGCTGGAGGAAGCGGGCGCCTCCGTCTGCCTGGCCAACAATGGCGAAGAGGCGCTCGACCTGCTGCGCCAGACCCAGTTCGACTGCGTGCTGATGGACGTGCAGATGCCGCTGATGGATGGCCTGCAAGCGACGCGCCACATCCGCGCCGACCCGCAACTGGCGCACCTGCGCGTGCTTGCCATGACGGCCACGGCCACCAGCGAAGACCGCGTGCGCTGCCTGGAAGCGGGCATGGACGATTTCATTTCCAAGCCCATCCAGCCGGCCATGATGTACCAGACCATCGCCAGCTGGCTGCCGGCGCACGAAACGCCGCCACCACCGGCGCGCAGCCGCGCCGCGCCCGCCTTCAAGACCACCCTGGCGGGCGATCCGCAGGTGATCGACCTGTCCATCCTGGCCAAGTTGCTGGGCTACAACCCTGAAAAGGTGCGCAAGTTCGCCTTCAAGTTCCTGCAGACCACGCAAGACGGCTTTGGCGACATCGACGCGGCCCTGGCGCGCGGCGACGTGCATCAGGTGCGCGAACTGGGGCACCGTATCAAGTCGTCGGCGCGCACCGTGGGCGCCCTGGGACTCGCCGACCTGTGCCACAACCTGGAAACCCTGGCGCCGGGCGAACCGGCCGACGAGGCGGAGCGGGCGCAGCGCATCGTCGCGCGCCTGTGGCCCCTGCTGGAACAGATTACCGAACAAATCATGAATAACACCAGCTTTGCCAATGACGATTAG
- the hutC gene encoding histidine utilization repressor, which yields MDDHNTQENTPIFQRIKDFLLAGIAAGRWKEGDVIPSEQALVKQFGVSRMTVNRAVRELTSEQVLTRRQGSGTYVAQQKYQATLLEIKSIADEVRARGHIHRSSLQLLERTKASDLLAKQFGLPPEHPLFHSLIVHFENGVPIQVEDRWVNPECAPDYMTQDFSSITPNEYLMAAAPLQGATYSIEALSAPRDIAEMLAIDTKQPCLVLRRQTRSGGKIASIATMWHPGHRYQFAGSFA from the coding sequence TTGGACGACCACAATACACAAGAAAATACGCCCATTTTCCAGCGCATCAAGGATTTTCTGCTGGCCGGCATCGCGGCCGGCCGCTGGAAGGAAGGCGACGTGATTCCCTCCGAGCAAGCCTTGGTCAAGCAATTCGGCGTCTCGCGCATGACGGTCAACCGCGCCGTGCGCGAACTGACCAGCGAGCAGGTGCTGACGCGGCGCCAGGGTTCCGGCACCTATGTGGCGCAGCAAAAGTATCAGGCGACCTTGTTGGAAATCAAGAGTATCGCCGATGAAGTGCGGGCGCGCGGACATATCCACCGCAGCAGCTTGCAATTGCTGGAACGCACCAAAGCCTCTGATTTGCTGGCCAAGCAATTCGGTCTGCCGCCGGAACACCCGCTGTTTCATTCGCTGATCGTGCATTTTGAGAATGGCGTGCCGATCCAGGTGGAAGACCGCTGGGTCAATCCCGAGTGCGCGCCCGACTACATGACGCAGGATTTTTCCAGCATCACGCCGAACGAATACCTGATGGCCGCCGCCCCCTTGCAAGGCGCCACCTACAGCATCGAAGCGCTGTCGGCGCCGCGCGACATCGCCGAAATGCTGGCCATCGACACCAAACAGCCATGCCTGGTGCTGCGCCGCCAGACGCGCTCGGGCGGCAAGATCGCCTCGATCGCCACCATGTGGCATCCCGGACACCGCTATCAGTTTGCGGGCAGCTTCGCCTGA
- the ada gene encoding bifunctional DNA-binding transcriptional regulator/O6-methylguanine-DNA methyltransferase Ada, translating into MEHAYLTDDERWDALQRRAPDADGVFYYSVRTTGVYCRPSCAARPALRRNVAFHASCEQAEAAGFRPCLRCKPNLPPLAQRQAAIVADICRLIDASDELPDLDSLAQAAGMSRFHFHRVFKAHTGITPKAYAAARRGERLKAGLQGAANVTETLYAAGFNSSGRLYAATPSLLGMTPGAFRAGGSGAVIRFAIGACSLGAILVASTDKGICAILIDDDPEVLLRDLQDRFPRAELRGAEPEYERTVAQVVGLVEAPGLGLDLPLDVRGTVFQQRVWQALREIPAGSTVSYAELARRIGAPQGARAVAGACAANALAVAIPCHRVVRNDGALSGYRWGVERKQALLEREGER; encoded by the coding sequence ATGGAACACGCTTATCTGACTGACGATGAACGCTGGGATGCCCTGCAGCGGCGCGCACCCGATGCCGACGGCGTCTTTTATTATTCGGTGCGCACGACGGGCGTGTATTGCCGGCCTTCCTGCGCCGCGCGCCCCGCCTTGCGCCGCAATGTGGCTTTCCACGCCAGTTGCGAGCAGGCGGAGGCGGCCGGTTTTCGTCCCTGCCTGCGCTGCAAACCCAACTTGCCGCCGCTGGCCCAGCGCCAGGCGGCCATCGTGGCCGATATCTGCCGTTTGATCGACGCCAGCGACGAGTTGCCTGACCTGGACAGCCTGGCGCAAGCGGCTGGCATGAGCCGCTTTCACTTTCACCGCGTCTTCAAGGCGCACACGGGCATTACGCCGAAAGCGTATGCGGCGGCGCGGCGCGGTGAGCGCCTGAAGGCGGGCTTGCAGGGCGCCGCGAATGTCACCGAAACCTTATATGCGGCCGGCTTCAATTCCAGCGGCCGCCTGTATGCGGCCACGCCGAGCCTGCTAGGCATGACGCCGGGCGCGTTTCGCGCCGGCGGCAGCGGCGCCGTGATCCGCTTTGCCATCGGCGCCTGCTCGCTGGGTGCCATCCTCGTGGCCAGCACGGACAAGGGGATTTGCGCCATTTTGATCGACGACGACCCGGAAGTGCTGCTGCGCGACTTGCAAGACCGTTTTCCCCGTGCCGAGCTGCGCGGTGCAGAGCCCGAGTACGAGCGAACGGTGGCGCAAGTGGTCGGCCTGGTCGAGGCGCCGGGCCTGGGACTGGACTTGCCGCTCGACGTGCGCGGCACGGTGTTCCAGCAGCGCGTGTGGCAAGCCTTGCGCGAGATTCCCGCCGGCAGCACAGTCAGTTATGCCGAACTGGCGCGGCGCATCGGCGCCCCGCAAGGCGCGCGCGCCGTGGCGGGTGCCTGCGCGGCCAATGCGCTGGCCGTCGCCATCCCCTGCCACAGGGTGGTGCGCAACGATGGCGCGCTGTCCGGCTACCGCTGGGGCGTGGAGCGCAAGCAGGCACTGCTGGAACGCGAGGGCGAGCGATGA
- a CDS encoding 2OG-Fe(II) oxygenase, translated as MRALDWRQIEDELNQYGCAVVPGLLNPAQCAALAAQYDDASRFRSKVVMQRHGFGQGEYQYLAYPLPEPVAELRAALYPPLAAIANRWHAAMGLDSRFPVVHGDFLARCHAAGQTRPTPLLLRYRAGDYNCLHQDLYGEHVFPLQLAVLLSRPHEDFTGGEFVLTEQRPRMQSRAEVVPLAQGDAVLFPVAQRPVNGTRGSYRVNMRHGVSRLRSGLRHTLGIIFHDAS; from the coding sequence ATGAGGGCGCTGGACTGGCGCCAGATCGAGGATGAGCTGAATCAATACGGCTGCGCCGTCGTGCCGGGCTTGCTGAATCCTGCGCAGTGCGCGGCGCTGGCGGCGCAGTATGACGACGCGTCGCGTTTTCGCAGCAAGGTGGTGATGCAGCGCCATGGTTTTGGACAGGGTGAGTACCAGTACTTGGCCTATCCGCTGCCGGAGCCGGTCGCCGAGCTGCGCGCTGCCTTGTATCCGCCGCTGGCGGCCATTGCCAACCGCTGGCACGCTGCCATGGGCCTCGATAGCCGCTTTCCTGTGGTGCACGGGGACTTCCTCGCGCGCTGCCATGCGGCAGGGCAAACCCGGCCCACGCCCTTGCTGCTGCGCTACCGCGCAGGCGATTACAACTGCCTGCACCAGGACCTGTATGGCGAGCACGTGTTCCCGCTGCAACTGGCGGTATTGCTGTCGCGCCCGCACGAGGATTTCACGGGCGGCGAGTTCGTGCTGACGGAGCAGCGCCCGCGCATGCAGTCGCGCGCAGAGGTCGTGCCGCTGGCGCAGGGCGACGCCGTCCTCTTTCCCGTCGCGCAGCGCCCCGTGAATGGCACGCGCGGCAGTTACCGCGTGAACATGCGCCACGGCGTATCGCGCCTGCGTTCGGGCCTGCGTCACACCCTGGGCATCATTTTTCATGATGCGAGCTGA
- a CDS encoding mechanosensitive ion channel domain-containing protein, producing the protein MSALLCLLCLLTIFLLPAAHADDGVPAFVAEAASVVAPAQAAAARTAPLMFANRKVFVFRAALAGYPPDERAIGAQRRLEGVLAKNGPLQTSTRMIPEGTQVLLDGVQLFVVVPGDVNQLAGDTTESVAKMAAAELSKAVLDYREQNSWRYLAIAAAVCAAATLVFWLVWLGLTRFYHWAKRRSGILLASRLRDVRLKNVRVLDAEHYIAFAYQLLSAVLWGLRLMATYLWAAFVLGRLPYTRSWGESLSGYLFDVAADVFHAIIGALPGLVLVCVIFAIARLIAATAASLFKRVESGELQIGWLDKDTALPTRRIASVVIWLFALAMAYPYLPGSHTAAFQGLSVLVGLMVSIGASSIVGQGASGLILMYTRALRKGEYVRVGDSEGTVVDVGMFETRLRTGLGEEVALPNAWVMSQTTKNYSRAQPGGGFVLDSTVTIGYATPWRQVHAMLELAASRTTELSTTPKPYVMQLALQDYYVQYRLVAYASAEVPRQRAEVLNRLHQNIIDVFNEFDVQITSPHYIDDPKESHVVPPEEWFRAPAQRGRKKSKLGLFWKTRPGESD; encoded by the coding sequence ATGTCCGCGTTGCTTTGCCTGTTGTGCCTGTTGACCATTTTCCTGCTGCCTGCAGCCCATGCGGACGATGGCGTGCCAGCGTTCGTTGCGGAGGCTGCGTCTGTCGTGGCGCCAGCGCAAGCTGCGGCCGCCAGGACGGCGCCGCTGATGTTTGCCAACCGCAAAGTATTCGTCTTCCGCGCCGCGCTGGCCGGCTATCCGCCCGATGAGCGCGCGATCGGCGCGCAGCGCCGCCTGGAAGGCGTGCTGGCGAAGAACGGCCCCTTGCAGACGAGCACGCGCATGATTCCCGAAGGCACGCAAGTGCTGCTCGATGGCGTGCAGCTGTTCGTCGTCGTGCCTGGCGACGTCAACCAGCTGGCCGGCGACACGACGGAAAGCGTGGCGAAAATGGCGGCCGCTGAGTTGAGCAAGGCTGTGCTCGATTACCGCGAGCAGAACAGCTGGCGCTACCTGGCGATCGCCGCCGCCGTCTGCGCTGCCGCCACCCTCGTGTTCTGGCTGGTGTGGCTGGGCCTGACACGCTTTTATCACTGGGCCAAGCGCCGCAGCGGCATCCTGCTGGCCTCGCGCCTGCGCGATGTGCGCCTGAAAAACGTGCGCGTGCTCGATGCCGAGCACTACATCGCCTTCGCGTATCAACTGCTCAGCGCCGTGCTATGGGGCTTGCGCCTGATGGCCACGTATCTGTGGGCAGCCTTCGTGCTGGGCCGCCTGCCTTACACGCGTTCCTGGGGCGAAAGCCTGAGCGGCTACCTGTTCGACGTGGCGGCCGACGTCTTCCACGCCATCATCGGCGCCTTGCCGGGGCTGGTGCTGGTGTGCGTGATCTTCGCCATCGCGCGCCTGATTGCCGCCACAGCAGCCTCGCTGTTCAAGCGCGTGGAAAGCGGCGAATTGCAAATCGGCTGGCTGGACAAGGACACGGCCCTGCCGACGCGCCGCATCGCCAGCGTGGTGATCTGGCTGTTCGCGCTGGCCATGGCGTATCCGTATCTGCCCGGCTCGCATACTGCCGCCTTCCAGGGCCTGTCCGTGCTGGTGGGCCTGATGGTCTCGATCGGCGCGTCGAGCATCGTCGGCCAGGGCGCCAGCGGCCTGATCCTGATGTACACGCGCGCCCTGCGCAAGGGAGAATATGTGCGCGTGGGCGACAGCGAAGGCACGGTGGTTGACGTGGGCATGTTCGAAACGCGGCTGCGCACGGGCCTCGGGGAAGAGGTGGCCTTGCCAAACGCCTGGGTGATGTCGCAAACGACAAAGAACTATTCGCGCGCCCAGCCCGGCGGCGGCTTCGTACTCGATTCCACCGTCACCATCGGCTACGCCACGCCGTGGCGGCAAGTGCACGCCATGCTGGAACTGGCCGCGTCCCGCACGACGGAACTGTCCACCACGCCGAAACCCTACGTGATGCAGCTGGCGCTGCAAGATTACTACGTGCAATACCGCCTGGTCGCCTACGCCAGCGCCGAAGTCCCTCGCCAGCGCGCCGAGGTGCTGAACCGCTTGCACCAGAACATCATCGATGTCTTCAACGAATTCGACGTGCAGATCACCTCGCCGCATTACATCGATGACCCGAAAGAATCGCATGTGGTGCCGCCGGAGGAATGGTTCAGGGCGCCGGCGCAGCGGGGGAGGAAGAAAAGTAAGCTCGGGCTGTTTTGGAAAACGAGGCCTGGTGAGTCGGACTAG
- a CDS encoding amidohydrolase family protein yields MPTPPLRRTLLVLACLGTLGQAHADTVIDNANGYTLNANGKVVRFTALAFDDAGKLLAVGSAAQVKRKAAKGALHVDVQGKTVLPGLIDAHGHVFGLGTIASGVMLYGSSSLSAAVQAVGDFARAHPERSWVVGNGWNQEIWKLGRFPTALELDEAESARPVWLRRVDGHAGWANSRALALAGITRATPDPAGGKIERDADGNATGVLVDNAMDLMDAVLPKPGDVENRAALDGALAQLSQVGLTSVHDAGIGQMQDRLFRDYADHGKLTVRVYGMIADTTEDFDALSKNGPLNSYARDMYALRAVKLLSDGALGSRGAALLAPYSDDPTTSGLLFYQDGAMRAKMEKAMRAGYQVNVHAIGDAGNHQILDGYEALTAQYRSEDLRHRMEHAQVVQLSDIPRFKSLGIVPSMQPTHATSDQNMAEQRVGHERIKGAYAWRTFLKQGSRIACGSDFPIESPNPFEGIHAAVTRQNSEGFPAGGWYPQQAMTVTEALRCFTLDAAWAAHQEKVIGTLEAGKWADFIVVDQDLFTVAPAAIGKTQVLQTWVAGKRVFEKK; encoded by the coding sequence ATGCCGACCCCGCCATTGCGCCGCACCCTGCTTGTTCTTGCCTGCCTGGGCACCTTGGGCCAAGCCCACGCCGATACCGTCATCGACAATGCCAACGGCTACACGCTCAACGCGAACGGCAAGGTGGTGCGTTTCACGGCGCTGGCGTTTGACGACGCGGGCAAGCTGCTCGCCGTCGGCAGCGCCGCGCAGGTGAAACGCAAGGCGGCCAAGGGCGCCCTGCACGTCGACGTGCAGGGAAAAACCGTGCTGCCGGGCCTGATCGACGCGCATGGCCACGTGTTCGGCCTTGGGACCATCGCCAGCGGCGTGATGCTGTATGGCTCTTCGTCGCTGTCGGCCGCCGTGCAGGCCGTGGGCGACTTCGCGCGTGCGCATCCGGAACGCAGCTGGGTCGTCGGCAATGGCTGGAACCAGGAAATCTGGAAGCTTGGGCGCTTTCCCACAGCCCTGGAACTCGATGAGGCCGAAAGCGCGCGGCCCGTGTGGTTGCGCCGCGTCGATGGCCACGCTGGCTGGGCCAACAGCCGCGCGCTGGCGCTGGCCGGCATCACGCGCGCCACGCCTGATCCCGCCGGCGGCAAGATCGAACGCGACGCGGACGGCAATGCCACCGGTGTGCTGGTCGATAACGCCATGGATTTGATGGACGCCGTGCTACCCAAGCCGGGCGACGTGGAAAACCGCGCCGCCCTCGATGGCGCGCTGGCGCAATTGTCGCAAGTGGGGCTGACCAGCGTGCATGATGCGGGCATCGGCCAGATGCAGGACCGATTGTTCCGCGATTATGCGGACCACGGCAAGCTGACGGTGCGCGTGTACGGCATGATTGCCGACACGACGGAAGATTTCGACGCGCTGTCGAAGAATGGCCCGTTGAACAGCTACGCGCGCGACATGTACGCCTTGCGCGCCGTCAAACTGCTGTCCGACGGCGCCCTGGGCAGCCGCGGCGCGGCCCTGCTGGCGCCCTACAGCGACGATCCGACCACCAGCGGCCTGCTGTTCTACCAGGACGGCGCCATGCGCGCGAAGATGGAAAAAGCCATGCGCGCCGGCTACCAGGTGAATGTGCACGCCATCGGTGACGCGGGCAACCATCAAATCCTCGACGGCTATGAAGCCTTGACCGCGCAATACCGCAGCGAGGACCTGCGCCATCGCATGGAACACGCGCAGGTGGTGCAGTTGTCCGACATCCCCCGTTTCAAAAGCCTGGGCATCGTCCCGTCGATGCAGCCCACACACGCCACGTCCGATCAGAACATGGCGGAGCAGCGCGTGGGCCACGAGCGCATCAAGGGCGCGTATGCATGGCGCACCTTCCTCAAGCAGGGTTCGCGCATCGCCTGCGGTTCGGATTTCCCCATCGAGTCGCCGAATCCGTTCGAGGGCATCCACGCGGCCGTCACGCGGCAAAACAGCGAAGGATTCCCGGCCGGTGGCTGGTATCCGCAGCAGGCGATGACGGTGACGGAAGCGCTGCGCTGCTTCACGCTCGACGCGGCTTGGGCGGCGCACCAGGAAAAGGTCATCGGCACCTTGGAAGCAGGCAAATGGGCGGACTTCATCGTCGTCGACCAGGACCTGTTTACCGTCGCGCCGGCAGCCATCGGCAAGACGCAGGTGCTGCAGACGTGGGTGGCGGGCAAGCGCGTGTTCGAGAAAAAATAG
- the hutU gene encoding urocanate hydratase codes for MNSTMDTDPRFDASRTIRAPRGTVMACKSWQAEAAYRMLQNNLDPEVAENPQHLVVYGGIGRAARNWACFDQILASLRELEDDQTLLIQSGKPVGVFQTHADAPRVLIANSNLVPKWANWEHFNELDRQGLFMYGQMTAGSWIYIGTQGIVQGTYETFAEAGRQHFGGDWGGRWILTAGLGGMGGAQPLAATMAGAVSLNIECQQSSIDFRLRTRYLDKQAASLDEALELVKFHTGRKEAISIGLLGNAAEVLPELVRRAKAGGLVPDLVTDQTSAHDLVNGYLPRGWSVSDWKAAQQDPQRHARLTVAAADSCAAHVQAMLDFHAMGVHTVDYGNNIRQVAFDQGVQNAFDFPGFVPAYIRPQFCEGRGPFRWVALSGDPEDIYKTDAKIKELFPHHKQVHHWLDMARERIAFQGLPARICWLGLGERHIAGLAFNEMVRTGELKAPIVIGRDHLDTGSVASPNRETESMKDGTDAVSDWPLLNAMLNTAGGATWVSLHHGGGVGMGYSQHAGMVIVADGTDSAAKRLARVLVNDSGSGVMRHADAGYETAAACAKRNGLILPMLP; via the coding sequence ATGAACAGCACAATGGACACCGATCCACGCTTTGATGCCAGCCGTACCATCCGCGCCCCGCGCGGCACGGTCATGGCTTGCAAGAGTTGGCAGGCCGAGGCGGCCTACCGCATGTTGCAAAACAATCTGGACCCGGAAGTGGCGGAAAATCCGCAGCACCTGGTCGTCTACGGCGGCATCGGCCGCGCGGCCCGCAACTGGGCCTGTTTCGACCAGATCCTCGCCTCGCTGCGCGAACTGGAAGACGACCAGACCTTGCTGATCCAGTCCGGCAAGCCGGTGGGCGTATTCCAGACCCACGCGGACGCGCCGCGCGTGCTGATCGCGAACTCCAACCTGGTGCCGAAATGGGCCAACTGGGAACACTTCAACGAACTCGATCGCCAGGGTCTGTTCATGTACGGCCAGATGACGGCCGGCAGCTGGATTTATATTGGCACGCAGGGCATCGTGCAGGGCACGTATGAAACCTTCGCCGAGGCGGGGCGCCAGCATTTCGGCGGCGACTGGGGCGGGCGCTGGATCTTGACGGCGGGCCTGGGCGGCATGGGCGGCGCGCAGCCGCTGGCCGCCACCATGGCGGGCGCCGTGTCGCTCAATATCGAATGCCAGCAAAGCAGCATCGATTTCCGTCTGCGCACGCGCTACCTGGACAAGCAGGCGGCCAGCCTGGACGAAGCCCTGGAACTGGTGAAATTCCATACCGGGCGCAAGGAAGCCATTTCCATTGGCCTGCTGGGCAACGCGGCCGAAGTGCTGCCGGAACTGGTGCGCCGCGCGAAAGCGGGCGGCCTGGTGCCCGACCTGGTGACGGACCAGACCTCCGCGCATGACCTGGTCAACGGCTATCTGCCGCGCGGCTGGAGTGTGTCGGATTGGAAGGCTGCGCAGCAGGACCCGCAACGCCATGCGCGCCTGACGGTGGCCGCCGCCGATTCCTGCGCCGCCCATGTGCAAGCCATGCTCGATTTCCACGCCATGGGCGTGCATACGGTCGATTACGGCAACAACATCCGCCAGGTGGCGTTCGACCAGGGCGTGCAGAACGCCTTCGACTTCCCCGGTTTCGTGCCCGCCTACATCCGCCCGCAATTTTGCGAAGGACGGGGCCCGTTCCGCTGGGTGGCCCTGTCGGGTGATCCGGAAGACATTTACAAAACGGATGCGAAGATCAAGGAGCTGTTCCCGCATCACAAGCAGGTGCACCACTGGCTGGACATGGCGCGCGAGCGCATCGCCTTCCAGGGCCTGCCGGCGCGTATCTGCTGGCTGGGACTGGGTGAACGCCATATCGCCGGTCTGGCCTTCAACGAGATGGTGCGCACGGGCGAGCTGAAGGCGCCGATCGTCATCGGCCGCGACCACCTCGATACGGGTTCCGTCGCCAGCCCGAACCGCGAGACGGAAAGCATGAAGGACGGCACGGACGCCGTTTCCGACTGGCCGCTGCTCAACGCCATGCTGAACACGGCCGGCGGCGCCACCTGGGTCTCGCTGCACCATGGCGGCGGCGTGGGAATGGGGTATTCTCAGCATGCGGGCATGGTCATCGTGGCCGACGGCACGGACAGCGCGGCGAAACGCCTGGCCAGGGTGCTGGTCAATGACAGTGGCTCGGGCGTGATGCGCCATGCCGATGCCGGCTATGAAACAGCGGCCGCCTGCGCCAAGCGCAACGGCCTGATTCTTCCAATGCTTCCTTGA